The DNA segment CAGGCGGTGGCCTTCTGCGCCTTGGTTTCGCTGTTGGGCGGGCCTGCGAACTGGGTGGCGAAGCCGCCGACGCTGAGCATGTCGACTTCCAGCAGGAACGGGCCTTGTTCGCCAAGGGCGCCATCGAGCACGCTGCCGAAATCCTTCAGGTCGCTGACCAGGCCATGGCGCAGGCCGAGCGATTCGGCCAGCTTGCTGTAGTCCGGGGTGTGCAGTTCGACGTAGGCGTGGCGGGCGCCATAGATGGCGTCCTGGATGTTGCGGATGACGCCGTAGCGCTGGTCGTTCATCAGCAGGATGACCACGTTGGCCTTTTCCTGGACCAGGGTCGCCAGCTCGCCGAGGTTGAGGATGAAGCCGCCATCGCCAGCCAGGACGAATACCTTGCGCCCCGGCGCGGTTTCCGCTGCCGCTACCGCCGCGCCAATGCCCATCGCCAGGCCTTGGCCGATACCGCCGCCCAGGGCGTGTACGCCAGACAGCGGGTGATACAGGTTGAGCAGGCGGTTGCCCCAGATGCTGTTGGACAGGGTCACATCGCGCACCCAGGTGAAGTTGCGCCCGGTCTGCGCCTGCAACTGCTCGACCATCGCCGAGTACGGGCCAAGGTCGGCGACCAGCTGCTTGCGCGCTTGCTCGCGCACCACCTTGAGTTCAGCGAGGAAGTTGGGGTCGATGTTCAGCCGCCCTTGCAGGCGGTCGGCCAGGCCATCCAGGGCCAGCGCCGCATCGCCGCAGATGAACAGGTCGCTGGGGTAGCTGCGGCCTTCGATGGCCGGGTTGACGTCGATGCGCAGGGTGGTGCGCGGCAGTTTCAGGGCGTACTTGAAGGTTTCGTTGCTGCGCAGGCGCGAACCGGCCACCACCAGCGCATCGCAGGTCTGCATGAAGCCTTCGACCAGCTTGTTCTGGGAGAACGCGCCCAGGCAGCGCTCATCGTCTTCGTTGACCACGCCACGGCCCTGGGTCGAGGTGATCACGCCGACGCCCATGTCCAGCAGGCGCTTGACCTGCGCGCCGGCATGGCGCGCGCCGCCGCCCAGCCAAAGCAGCGGGCGGGTGGCGCTGGCTAGGCGTTCGGCGACCAGGTCGAGCGCTTCTGCGGCAGGTGCGGCGACCGGGATCGGCAGCGGCGAGAGGTCGCTGGGCATGGGGATGTAGGTCGACTGGATGTCGATCGGGATCTCCACGCTGACCGGGCCGGTCGGCGCGGTCAGGGCCGTCTGCACGGCCAGCTTCAGGGTACTCAGGGCGGTCTCGACACTGCGTACGCGGAATGCCGCCTTGGACACCGCCTTGAGCATGGTCAGTTGATCACGCGCTTCGTGGATGTAGGCCAGCTCCTGGTCCAGGTACGGCGTTTCGATCTGCCCGGTGATGTGCAGCAGCGGGGTGCCGGCGGTCAGCGCTTCGACCATCGCCCCGGCGGCGTTGCCGGCGGCGGTGCCGGTGGAGGTCAGGCACACGCCCAGGCCGCCGCTGCTGCGCGCATAGGCATCGGCCATGTTGGTCGCCCCGGCTTCGCCGCGGGCCATGACGAAGCGGATGTTGCCGCGTACGGCGAAGGCATCGAGGATCGGCATGTTGTGGATCGAGATCACGCCGAAGGCCGCCTTGACCTCGCATTGCTCAAGGAACGCAGTGATCACGGCACCGACGGTGACAGTGTTTTCGTTACGCATGGCGGGACAGGCCTCCGGATACATCGATATGACTGCCAGTGGTGTAGGCCGACAGCGGTGAGGCGAGGAACAGGATCGCCTGCGCCGCTTCTCTCGGCAGGCCCAGGCGGCCCAGGGGAATGTGTTTGCGTTGGGCGAGCTGCTGGGTCCATTGCGACCAGTCCAGTTCGCGCTCCTCGCGGGCTTCGAAGCGGCGGCGCCATTGGCCGGATTCGACCAGGCCGATAAGAATGCCGTTGACCCGGATGTCGTGTTCGGCGAACTCGTACGCCATCGAGCGCACCAGGTTCTTCAGCCCGGCACGCGCCGCGG comes from the Pseudomonas urmiensis genome and includes:
- a CDS encoding thiamine pyrophosphate-binding protein; its protein translation is MRNENTVTVGAVITAFLEQCEVKAAFGVISIHNMPILDAFAVRGNIRFVMARGEAGATNMADAYARSSGGLGVCLTSTGTAAGNAAGAMVEALTAGTPLLHITGQIETPYLDQELAYIHEARDQLTMLKAVSKAAFRVRSVETALSTLKLAVQTALTAPTGPVSVEIPIDIQSTYIPMPSDLSPLPIPVAAPAAEALDLVAERLASATRPLLWLGGGARHAGAQVKRLLDMGVGVITSTQGRGVVNEDDERCLGAFSQNKLVEGFMQTCDALVVAGSRLRSNETFKYALKLPRTTLRIDVNPAIEGRSYPSDLFICGDAALALDGLADRLQGRLNIDPNFLAELKVVREQARKQLVADLGPYSAMVEQLQAQTGRNFTWVRDVTLSNSIWGNRLLNLYHPLSGVHALGGGIGQGLAMGIGAAVAAAETAPGRKVFVLAGDGGFILNLGELATLVQEKANVVILLMNDQRYGVIRNIQDAIYGARHAYVELHTPDYSKLAESLGLRHGLVSDLKDFGSVLDGALGEQGPFLLEVDMLSVGGFATQFAGPPNSETKAQKATA